The DNA region TTCCTTGGCGAGATCTGTCTGCACAGCTCTAATTATGAGAAGTCATGTGCCGGGATAAATGATGGCGTTCTCGGAAGTACTCGTGACAAATGGGACATGTTAGCTTCTCCTCTCGTCTCCTCTTGCACTGGGACTCAGTTGAGGAGTATTCTTTTTTGTGATGTGACCGCATGTGGAAGACTAAATCAGATGTCATGCGAAAGGACAGGTTGCATTTGGCACACCAGTTCTGGGCAGCCACTCCAAAGGACGTGAAGGTGGGGGGAAGAAGAgtcaaggaagaggaggaggaggaagaagtggtGGTTGTGTTTTGTAACTGTCCTCCTGCTTGTTTGGGCCACGGTTCTGAGGTATATGGGAAAACATTGCTCCGAGTGATGCTTGTCTGCAGCATCTGAGCGTTACACAAATCACTGACAAAGAACTTGGAATTGAGAAGAGTGCTGCAGCACATTATGTCTGTGGTGGCAATGAAGCCAGACAGCTCCCCCAGGCTCTTTGATGACTCACTCATGCGATGAGAAGAATTTATTGTAGCTCTTTCTGTTAGACACTTACTGGGTTTGCTGAAAGCACTCTTCTGTTCTCCTCGGGCTCTGGTGGGCCACACAAAGGAGAATGCACTACCAGAAGAGTTCAGCAACACTTCCTTTGATACCTGCTCTTTACCGACTGGGACCGTGCCATCCTCCTGTTCTGGCTCCTTCGGTCTCTCATTCCTCAGCTTCTCCTTCATCCTCCTGACCTCAGTGAAAGCACTCTGCTTCTGCTCTAAAGCATCCTTCCTAGCTGACTGCCTCCCTGAACTAAGCTTCCAGAAAGAACCATCCCATGCATGTTCTCCCCCAACCTCTTCCTTGCCCCCACAGTTATGTTCCTCACTCAGATTATTGGTTTTCTCCAACAACACTGTTTTCCTGCTCCTGTTGTTCTCAGCCTCTTCaggttttgc from Mycteria americana isolate JAX WOST 10 ecotype Jacksonville Zoo and Gardens chromosome 6, USCA_MyAme_1.0, whole genome shotgun sequence includes:
- the ZNF488 gene encoding zinc finger protein 488; this encodes MMELTSLPKFLWTSDNKLMHHHFPDILATVHTTQDIPEEVVFGPCMLQNTLLDTVAFIALKCSDRRNIHYIFKVDVTSVHSPTGLPWMRLVQAAANSKEQNLEAYLENSQLYYRSTRKINKNEELLVWYDEELSSLLGFNEIKAQSPQNELRCQECDRVFKCEHSYLSHVRFLCVPEKSALLWRNFQNPKTEKSNLAEQTTNFHSLARDLEVKMAACKDDVHGLTGEKRAKPEEAENNRSRKTVLLEKTNNLSEEHNCGGKEEVGGEHAWDGSFWKLSSGRQSARKDALEQKQSAFTEVRRMKEKLRNERPKEPEQEDGTVPVGKEQVSKEVLLNSSGSAFSFVWPTRARGEQKSAFSKPSKCLTERATINSSHRMSESSKSLGELSGFIATTDIMCCSTLLNSKFFVSDLCNAQMLQTSITRSNVFPYTSEPWPKQAGGQLQNTTTTSSSSSSSLTLLPPTFTSFGVAAQNWCAKCNLSFRMTSDLVFHMRSHHKKEYSSTESQCKRRREEKLTCPICHEYFRERHHLSRHMTSHN